The window CAGGGGGCAGCGACCGACGGCACCCAGGACGTCATCATGTTCCGCTGGCGGGTGGAGCAGATTGCCAACACCTACGCGACGGGACCGAGTGCTGGGGCGTATGGAGCTTCTGATCCCTGGAGTTCCGCGCTCTGGAGCGTGATGTTCGATGTGGATGGCGACGGCTACCTGGACCTGGCCGCGCACCTGGACGGGTCCTCGGGCTCGCCCTCTGCCTCCATTGACCGCATTGCCGGCATCTGGAGCCGCCGGCCCACCCAGTCGCTGGACTATGTGGGCGATCCTACGAATGTGCGGTTGCTGGCGCATAACCCCACCGCGTTCGTGGACCCCGGCACGAGCCGGTTGCTCAATTTCGGCAACCGCATCGCGGGCGTGCCGCAGCCCACGTGGCCCAACGGCAGCGCCGAGACCACGTGGGACTACGGCCCCACCCGCGCCAAACGCGTTTCGTCCAGCCCCTGCAACGAGTTCTTCATCGACTACCAGATCCCCGTGCAGATGCTGGACGCAAGCGCGCAAGGGGGGCCGAAGATCACGCGCAGCACGCCCATCTCGATGGTGTTCTGCACGGCGAACAGCCTGAACAACCCCTTCCAGAAAGACTGCGCCATCAATGCGCGCTGGACGGGCGAGGCCGCCACACCGGCGCCGTTTGGCGACTATGTGTCCTTCAATCAATCCGAACCCTACGCGCAGCCGATTGTTTCAAAGGTGGTGGCCACGCCGCCCAACACTTGCCCGGGCAGCTACACGCTGACTGCGACGGTGCAGGACACGCTGGCCGTGGTGAATGGCGCGGTCGTCCCTTCTGTGCAGGCGGTGCGGTTTTATTACTACCACGACGCGAACGGAAACGGCCTGGCCGACGATGGCGGCAGCTGGACCTTTGCTGCAGATGGCAGCCTGCGCGCCGGCACCTTCAACACTTGGACCGGCCAATGGAGCGGCGCAGGCCTGCCCAAGGGCAGCTACTTGATTGGTGTGCAGGCGCTGGACGACAACACCAAGGTCGATTTGGGCGTTACGCCTTCGGGCGTGAACAACCGCACCTTCTCGTACGTTGCAGGCGATGCGCAGAACCGCATCCAGGTGGGCGGCACCAGCTACGCCACCGTGCCTGCCCATGACCCCGCCATTGGCTCCGTGCCCTCTGAGAACTGGTGGGGCAACCCCTCGGTCACGGGCAGCCAGGTGGCGCTTGTGGGCCTGGCGCTGAACGATTGCGGCGTGGCTCCCACAATCAGCAAGGCTGTGAGCCAATCCAACATCGCCACCGGAGGCGCGACCACCTTCACGGTCACGGTGACCAACAGCACTGGTTCGCCCATCACCCTGAGCCGCATCGACGACCCCTTGCCCAGTGGCTTTCTGTACCAGTCCACGGCCACGTTCACCAACGGTGGGACGACGGTGACGGGCTATGCCGCGCCGGCGGTCAATGCCACGGGCACGGTGTCTTGGGTTCCGGCGGCCCCGCTCACGGTGGCGCCCAACACGGCCGTGGTCTTGAGCTTCGTGGCCCAGGCCGGGGCGGTGGCGGGCAACTACAACAACACGGCCAGCGCCGCCACCAGCTACGGTAGCCTGACCAGCAACCCGGTGGCCTTGCAAGTGGATGCCGCCCGCCTGTCCATTACCAAGACGCCCAGCCAGTACAGCATCAACCCCGACGGCAGCACCCAGCTGACCTACACGCTGCGCTATTCCAACGATTCGGCCGTCGCGGTGACAGGTGCCACGTTGAGCGACCCACTGCCTGCCGGGGTGACCTATGTGGGTTGCAGCGGAGGCACGGCTTGCAGCAACGTGGGCGGCACGGTGGGCTGGACGCTGGGGGCGTTGGCAGGCGGGGCTTCCGGCACGGCAACCGTTGCGGTGACGGTCAACACCAGCTACGCCAGCAGCGCGCTGCTCAACAACGCCACGGTGGCAGCCACAGCACCAGATGGCTCCACAGTTTCGGCCAGCGGTTCGACCACGGTGGCGGTCAACGTGCCGACGCCTGCGTTCACCCTTAGCAAGACGGCCAACAATGTGCGCGTTGCGCCGGGCGGCTCCATCGTCTGGACGCTGAGCTATCGCAACTACGGGACCGGCCAAGCCACGGGCGTGGTGATCAGCGACACGCTTCCGGCGGGCGCCACCTTCACGTCCTGTACCGGTGGCTGCGCCCAATCTGGCGGCGCTGTGACGTGGAATCTTGGCACGGTGGCTGCAGGTGCCACGGCCTCGGTCACGCTGACCACAGGAGTGGCTTCGGCGACCCCGTTCACCTTCCCCAACCCCTTGTCTAACACCGCCCGGCTGACTTGGACGGGCAACGCCACCGGCGTGACGGCCACGGCGGATGTGGGGGTGACCGGGGCCTCTTGCAGCGCGGTGTACTACTTCCATGGGCCCACGACCAGCCGCACGGCTACCTTGATTTCACCCGCCGCAGGCGATGTCGCCATCAACGAACAGCCGGGAACCACCACCTTGGTGTTTCCGGGCGTGGCCCCCGCCGGCGGCATCAATGCCGCCGGGAAGACGCTCACCATCAGCTTCTATATGGCGTCCAGTAACGGCAACGCGACCTTCCAAGTCACGCTGTTCAACGTGACGCGCAACCAGACCATTGCCAGCAGTAGCGCCCAAGGGGTCAGCAACAGCCAGGGCGCAGCAATACTGCAGAACTTCACCACTACAGTGGGGGCGGGGGTCACTATCAACGCGGGCGACCAGCTGGAGTGGCGGTTCACGCTGGGCGGATCGGGACAGTCGCCGACCTTTTGGTACAACAGCACGACCTACAACTCGCGTTCGTCCTTCTGCGATCCAGCCGCCCCCGCCAACCTCACGCTGACCAAGACAGTGAACCAGGCCCAGGTGAACAGCGTGCCGGCCAATTTGCAGTACACCCTGACGTTCAGCAACACGGGCGGTGCCGATGCCGCCAGCGTGACGCTGCAGGACACGTTGCCCGCCAATGTGACCATGACGAGCGCCACACTGAACGGCAATGCGGTGAACCTGGGGGCGACGCCCTATGCCAACCCCTACACATTCGCCGTGAACTCGACCGGTGGTGGAGCGGGCGTGGTGCGAGCCGGTGAATCCGGCACCTTGGTCATCCAGACCACGGCGAATGCCTCGGCCAGTGGCACGCTGACCAACAACGCCTCGCTGGCTGTGGCGGGTACGCCCGTGACTACCGCCTCCGTGGCCACCACGGTGGGCAGTCTCGCGGGAGGGGGGGCGCCGGCGCTCACCATCAGCAAGTCGGCCGACCGCAATACGCTGTCGGCTGGCGGCGCCGTGGTGTACACGCTCACGGTGGTCAACACTGGCCAGGCCAGTGCCTCCAGTGTGGTGGTGCGCGACGTTCTGCCGGTGCAGGGATATTTCAGCTATGGCGCGTGCGGCGCATCCGCAGGCTCTTGCGCGCAGGCCTCAGGCACGCTGACTTGGACCATTGGCACGCTCGCCAGCGGCGCCTCCGCCACCGCCACTGTGACGATGAATGCCTCGGCGTCGAGCGTGCCTGTGGGCGTGACCCTGCTGGACAACACGGCGACCGTGGCAGATTCCAGCTTCTGCACGGGGGGCTCGCCCCCGGCCAGTTGCACCAGCAACACGGTGACCGTGGCCCTGAGCGGCAATCCGAACCTGACGCTGTCCAAGGCCGCCACCCCGCTCACGGCCCAACCGGGCGACACCGTGACCTACACACTGACCGTGGGCAACACGGGCTCGTCGCCTGCCACCGCAGTGGTCGTGAGCGACCCCATTCCATCGGGCGTGCGTTACGCCGGCAGCTACAGCTACAGCGCCAGCGTGGGCACGGGCAGCTTTGATGCCCTCAACAACCGCATGGTGTTCCAGGTGGGCACCTTGGCCTCGGGCGCCACGGCGGCGCTTAGCTTCCAGACCACGGTGCAGGCGCTGGCTGCGGGCAGCACGCCCATCGTGAACACGGCCAGCGCCTCAGCTCAGAACGCACCTGCACGCACAGCATCCGCTACCGTAACGGCATCGGCCCAGCCACAGCTCACGTTGAGCAAGCAGGCGCCCGCCCAAGTCGGCTACCCTGCAGCCACGCTCACCCAGTCAGCCTCCAACACCACGCAGCTGCGGGTGAACGACAGCAGCCAGATTGCGCTCGATCAGTACGTGGCAGTGGGGGGCTCGGTGGCGCGCGTGGTCGCGCTGTCGCCCACTACGCTCACCCTGGCGTCGCCCGTGACGGCGGCCACGGGCAGCTTGGTCCAGGCAGCCATCACCTATACGCTGACTTACCAGAACACCGGCACCGCCACGGCCGCTGGCGTGACGTTGACCGACACCTTGCCGGCTGGCATGGCGTGGGTTGCGTCCGAGCCGAGTGCCTCTGTCACAGGCAACACGGTGACCTGGAGTCTGGGCAGTCTGGAGCCCCAGGCAGGGGGCTCCGTGCGTCTGGTGACTTTGCCATCGGCAGCAGGCACGTACCTCAATCAAGCCAGCGTCCAGTGCGGCACCTGCGGGCCGGCGGTGCAGGCGAGTGCGTCCACCTCGGTGGGCGGGCTGGTGGTTGCCAAACGCACCAACACACCTACCGTGGCAGCGGGCGGGCTGGCGGACTATGTGATTGAGGTGCGCAACACCGCCAGCACGGCCATCGCCAACGTGTCCGTGACGGACGTGCTGCCGTCCGGCTTCCAGTATGAATCGACCACGGAAGTGAGCAACAACGGCGCACCCGTCACGCCGGGCTCGGCGCCTGCACCGGGGAGCACGGAATTGGCCTGGGGAACGTTCACCGTGCAGCCTGGTCAGGTGATTGCCGTGCGATTTGCGGCCCGGGTGTCGGCCAATGCGGGCACCGCCACCTACCAGAATGACGCCGGGGCCACGCCGCAGAACCGCACGGTGGCGTACGATTTTCTGGCCTCCACCACGGAAGACGTGGTGGTGCTGGGCGCAGACGCAGGCCTGATCTCGGGCGTGGTGTTCCACGATACCGACAACAGCGGCAGCTATGACGCAGCGCAGGACTTACCCTTGTCCGGCGTGTCCGTGCAGTTCTTTGACGCCGGCAACACCCTGGTCTATGAAGAAGTCACGGACGCGGGTGGGCGCTACGCACGCGTGGTACCACTGGGTACTTGGTCGGTGCGAGCAGTCGCCACCGGCATCCCCGCAGGGCTTACGCTGGGATCAGGCTTCAACAACCCGGCATCGGTCAATGTTGCGTCAGCGCAGAGCGTGCAAACCGACATGGGCTTCGTCAACCCGACTGCCTTGCCCGACCTCTCCATCGCCAAGTCGCACTCCGGCAACTTCGCCCAAGGGCAGGTGGGGGCACAGTACCAACTGGTTGTGACGAACAGGGGCACCGGACCTTCGAGCGGTACCGTCACGGTGACGGACACTCTGCCGGCAGGCCTCACGGCCACGAACATCGGCGGCGCCGGATGGTCTTCTTGCACGTTGGCGACCTTGGCCTGCACGCGCAGCGATCCTCTGGCGGCTGGCGCGTCATACCCTGCGATCACCCTCACGGTGAATGTGGCCGCCAATGCCGCTCCGCTGATCACCAATCAGGCTGCGGTCAGTGGCGGTGGCGAGACAAACACCAGCAACAACACCGCCACCGATGCCACCACCGTCACTTCCACGGCCCTGGCGCCGGACCTGACGCTGGCTAAAACCCATGCGGGCAATTTCAGCCAGGGCCAGGTGGGCGCGGTTTACACGCTGACAGTTCGCAACACCGGCGCAGGCCCCACATCAGGTACCGTGACTGTCGTGGATACGCTGCCTTCTGGCCTCACCGCCACGGCCCTCGGAGGGAGTGGTTGGAGCTGTGTGCTCCCCGCCTTGAGCTGCACGCGCAGCGACACGCTTGCTGCCGGGGCCTCCTGGCCGGCTATCACGGTGACGGTTGCGGTGAGCGTCAATGCCGCCGCGTCGTTAACGAACACGGCCACCGTGTCGGGAGGGGGAGACTCCACACCGGGCAACAACACCGCCAGCGACGTAACCACGATTGCCGCCTGTAATTGCACGCTCACGGGGCATGTGTTCCAGGATCTGAACCGCAACGGCGTCAAGGACGCGGGCGAGCCGCCTTTTGCGAACGTGCAGATCACGTTGCAACAAGTGACGCAAGGCACGTCCTCCGCGCTGCAATTGCGCAGTGCGATGCAGGTCAAGGCGGGCACCTGGGCAGCGGTCACCGACATCAATGGGAACTTCAGTGTTCAGCTTCCGGGTGTAACCACGGTGCAGCTGTTTGTGACGCCGCCCACAGGCTATGCCGAAACCACAGGCACCAGCGGACAGACAGTGACGGTGGGCCAGGTGCTGGCCGCGGCGTTGCCCGTGGGCCTTGTGCCTGCCGCGCCCACCTCCGCAACTGCCATTCCGATGTGGAGCCCCTGGATGTGGGCTTTGATGTCGCTGTTGTTGGGCGGCCTCGGGTGGCGCGCCCAGCGCGGTCGCCAGCGTTGAATCGCGGCGCCTTGCGGGGCGCCTCCCGTATTGGCGGATGAGCGCCGTGCGAAAAGGGCCTGCAGTCCGGCGCCGCTCAGCCGAATGCGTTGGTGGCAGCCAGCCCCTGCATGAACGCCTCGCAGCGTCCCAGCTGCTCCAGACTCACGTACTCGTCGGGCTGGTGGGCCTGCTGGATGCTGCCAGGGCCACACACGACGGTGGAGATGCCCGCGTTTTTGAACAGGCCCGCCTCGGTGCCAAAGGCCACCAGGGTGGTGCCTTTTTCGCCCGACAGTTCCTGCGCCAGGCGCGTCACCGGGTCGTCCTTGCTGCCCAGAAAGCTCGGGATCTCGCAGATGGTTTCGAACTCGAAGCCCGCTGCGGGCGCCACTTTCTTCATGCCCGGCTCCAGCGATTGGGCGTAGGCCACCACTTCAGACTGCATCTGCGCGGCGTTGGCCGTGGGCAGGTCGCGGAACTCGTAGCGGAACTCGGCGTCGCGCGGCACCACGTTGTCGGCAATGCCGCCGTGGAACTGGCCCACGCTGCTGGTGGAGAACGGCACGTCAAAGCCCTCGAAACGGAGCTCATTCTTTTCAAAGTCTTCCGCCATGTCGCGCACCCGGCCCACCACGCGGGCGGCCATCTCGATGGCGTTGACCGAATGGGGGGTGAGGGATGAATGCGCCTCCTTGCCGCGCACGCAGCACTTGTAGCGGTACACACCCTTGTGCGCGATGGCGGGGATCATGCTGGTGGGCTCGCCCACGATGCAGGCCAGGGGCTTGATGTTGGCATCGCGCAGGTCAGCGATGAGTTCCTTCACGCCAAAGCAGCCAACCTCTTCCTCGTAGCTGAACGCGTAGTGGAGGGCGAACGGCGCATCGCTGTTCAAAAACTGCTCGGCCTGCGACACGGCCACGCCGATGAAGGCCTTCATGTCGGCACTGCCGCGCCCGTACAGATTGCCGTCCTTGACCAGCGCGCTCAGCGGGTCCATGGTCCAGTCCTGCCCGTCCCACGGCACCGTGTCGGTGTGGCCCGAGAGGATGATGCCCGCGGGCTTGCCTTCGCCCAGCGTGGCGAACAGGTTGGCCTTGGTCTTGTCCTCGTTGAAGGTCAGGCGGCTTTTTACGCCCAGCTTGGCCAGGTGGTCGCGGATGAAATGGATCAGCTCCAGATTGGAGTTGTGGCTGACGGTGTTCATGCGCACCAGGGTTTGCGCAAGTTCGAGGGCGTGGGCAGAAATCATGGGTGGCTAGCGAATAACCCGGGTTGGCACGTGTGTTGCTCCCGGGCTAGACTGTGAGATCGTAAGGACACATATCATGAACGTTATTGACTCCATCGTCACCCAGGCGGCCAGTATTGCAGCGGTGCGCCGGGACATTCACGCCCACCCCGAGCTGTGCTTCGAAGAAGTGCGCACCGCCGACGTGGTGGCGCAAAAGCTCACCGAGTGGGGCATTCCCATCCACCGGGGCCTGGGCAAGACGGGCGTGGTGGGCATCGTCAAGGGGCGTGACGGCGGCGCCAACGGCCGTGCGATTGGCCTGCGCGCCGACATGGATGCCCTGCCCATGCAGGAGTTCAACACCTTCGCCCACGCCAGCAAACACCAGGGCAAGATGCACGCGTGCGGCCACGACGGCCACGTGGCCATGCTGCTGGCAGCGGCGCAGCACTTTGCCAAGCACCGCAACTTTGACGGCACCGTGTACCTGATCTTCCAGCCCGCGGAAGAGGGCGGCGGTGGTGCCCGCGTAATGATCGAGGACGGCCTGTTCGAGCAGTTTCCCATGGAGGCCGTGTACGGCATGCACAACTGGCCCGGCATGCCTGTGGGCACCTTTGCGGTGAGCCCCGGCCCGGTGATGGCATCGACCAGCGAATTCAAGATCACCATCCGGGGCAAGGGCGGCCATGCGGCGCTGCCGCACACCGGCATCGACCCGGTACCGATTGCCTGCGGCATGGTGCAGACCTTCCAGACCATCATCAGCCGCAACAAGAAGCCGGTGGACGCGGGCGTGATCTCGGTCACCATGATCCACGCGGGCGAGGCCACCAACGTGGTGCCCGACAGCGTCGAGCTGCAGGGCACGGTGCGCACCTTCACCACCGAAGTTACGGACCTCATCGAAAAGCGCATGCGCCAGATCGCCGAGAACCATTGCGCTGCGCACGACGCCACCTGTGAGTTCGAGTTCGTGCGCAACTACCCGCCCACCGTCAACTCCCCCGCCGAGGCCGAATTTGCCCGCAAGGTCATGACCGGCATCGTGGGCGAAGAGCGGGTGGTGGTCCAGGAGCCCACCATGGGCGCCGAAGACTTTGCCTACATGCTGCAGGCCAAGCCCGGTGCGTACTGCTTCATCGCCAACGGCGACGGCGCCCACCGCGAGATGGGCCACGGCGGCGGCCCCTGCATGCTGCACAACCCGAGCTACGACTTCAACGACGACCTGATCCCGCTGGGCGCGACCTACTGGGTCAAGCTGGCCGAGGAATGGCTGGCCCAGCCTGCCAAAGCGGCCTGAGGCGGCGCTACCCCAACCACCCGGGCGCGCGCAGCGCGCGTGCCCGGGTTTTCTTTTTGTCTCCCCACTGACTCCTGAAAGCCCTGCCCATGACCGGAATCGTTGAAGCCTTCTCGCCCAGCTATGCCCAGGCGCGCACAAAGTTTCTGGAGGCCGCCGCAGCCGCCGGCCTGCCCATCGAATCGCACGCCCACCCGCTCAAGGGCCGCGACGGCGAAGACCTGGCCATGGACGTGGTGCGCGACGGTCCGGCCGATGCGAAGAAGCTGCTCATCGTGAGCAGCGCCTGCCACGGCGTCGAGGGCTACTGCGGCAGCGGCGTGCAGGTGTTTGCGCTGCACGACGCCGAATGGCGCGCCAAGGCGCGCGATGCCGGTGTGGCCACGCTCTACATCCATGCGCTCAACCCGTATGGCTTCTCGCACGTGCGCCGCTTCACGCACGAGAACGTGGACCTGAACCGCAACTTCCAGGACTTCAGCAAGCCCCTGCCGGTGAATACTGCCTACCGCGAGGTGCAGCCCCTGCTTCTGCCTGAGCAATGGCCTCCTGGCCCCGAGAACCTGGCCGCCGTGCAGCAGTACATCGCCACCAAGGGCGAGGCCGCATGGCAGGCCGCCATCTCGCAGGGCCAGCACGAGTTTCCGCAGGGTGTGTTCTTTGGGGGCACCGAGCCCACCTGGAGCAACCGCACGCTGCGCCAGGTGCTGCGCCAGCACGGTGCTGCTGCATCCAAGATCGCCTGGATTGACCTGCACACGGGCCTGGGCCCCGGCGGCCATGGCGAACGCATTTATGCAGGCAACGACGATGCTGTGGCCGTAGCCCGCGCGCGCGCCTGGTGGGACGGCGACGGCGCCACGCCGGTCACGTCGATCTACGACGGCTCGTCCACCTCCGCTTTCCTCACCGGCCTGATGTGGACATCGATCTACGACGAGTGCCCCCATGCGGAGTACACCGGTATTGCCATGGAGTACGGCACGGTGCCCGTGCTCGACGTGATGAACGCCATCCGTGCCGAGCAATGGCTTAACCTGCACCCTGAGACCCCCGCTGACAAAGCCGCGCAGATCAAGGCGCAAATGCTGGCAGCCTTCTACACCGACACGGACACGTGGAAGGGCCAGATCATCAGCCAGGCACGGCAGTCGATGTTCCAGGCAGTGAACGGGTTGGCAGCCTGATTTTATGCCCCAGCGACCCCAGGCGCTAGTGCCATATGCCTGAGTTGCTATCAATATAGTAGCTTCCGCGCCGAGTCGACGCGGGTGATCCGGGTTTACGGGGGGTGGGGGTGCCACCGTGTGGCGGCTACCATCGCCCCAAAAACCAGGAGACACCATGGCCTCTGACCCTGTGCGCGATGCGGGGCGACGCGCATGCCGATGAGCCCGCCTTCTGCCCGGCAGGCAGGGCCGGCATGGCAGCCCTTCGTTCCGCCGACCGACCCGCTGCGCGCGTTGAGCCGCAGCC of the Acidovorax sp. 107 genome contains:
- a CDS encoding DUF11 domain-containing protein, which translates into the protein MQDPSNGGTAPQNYVNISSSCVDKSYPSVYYSLRQGAATDGTQDVIMFRWRVEQIANTYATGPSAGAYGASDPWSSALWSVMFDVDGDGYLDLAAHLDGSSGSPSASIDRIAGIWSRRPTQSLDYVGDPTNVRLLAHNPTAFVDPGTSRLLNFGNRIAGVPQPTWPNGSAETTWDYGPTRAKRVSSSPCNEFFIDYQIPVQMLDASAQGGPKITRSTPISMVFCTANSLNNPFQKDCAINARWTGEAATPAPFGDYVSFNQSEPYAQPIVSKVVATPPNTCPGSYTLTATVQDTLAVVNGAVVPSVQAVRFYYYHDANGNGLADDGGSWTFAADGSLRAGTFNTWTGQWSGAGLPKGSYLIGVQALDDNTKVDLGVTPSGVNNRTFSYVAGDAQNRIQVGGTSYATVPAHDPAIGSVPSENWWGNPSVTGSQVALVGLALNDCGVAPTISKAVSQSNIATGGATTFTVTVTNSTGSPITLSRIDDPLPSGFLYQSTATFTNGGTTVTGYAAPAVNATGTVSWVPAAPLTVAPNTAVVLSFVAQAGAVAGNYNNTASAATSYGSLTSNPVALQVDAARLSITKTPSQYSINPDGSTQLTYTLRYSNDSAVAVTGATLSDPLPAGVTYVGCSGGTACSNVGGTVGWTLGALAGGASGTATVAVTVNTSYASSALLNNATVAATAPDGSTVSASGSTTVAVNVPTPAFTLSKTANNVRVAPGGSIVWTLSYRNYGTGQATGVVISDTLPAGATFTSCTGGCAQSGGAVTWNLGTVAAGATASVTLTTGVASATPFTFPNPLSNTARLTWTGNATGVTATADVGVTGASCSAVYYFHGPTTSRTATLISPAAGDVAINEQPGTTTLVFPGVAPAGGINAAGKTLTISFYMASSNGNATFQVTLFNVTRNQTIASSSAQGVSNSQGAAILQNFTTTVGAGVTINAGDQLEWRFTLGGSGQSPTFWYNSTTYNSRSSFCDPAAPANLTLTKTVNQAQVNSVPANLQYTLTFSNTGGADAASVTLQDTLPANVTMTSATLNGNAVNLGATPYANPYTFAVNSTGGGAGVVRAGESGTLVIQTTANASASGTLTNNASLAVAGTPVTTASVATTVGSLAGGGAPALTISKSADRNTLSAGGAVVYTLTVVNTGQASASSVVVRDVLPVQGYFSYGACGASAGSCAQASGTLTWTIGTLASGASATATVTMNASASSVPVGVTLLDNTATVADSSFCTGGSPPASCTSNTVTVALSGNPNLTLSKAATPLTAQPGDTVTYTLTVGNTGSSPATAVVVSDPIPSGVRYAGSYSYSASVGTGSFDALNNRMVFQVGTLASGATAALSFQTTVQALAAGSTPIVNTASASAQNAPARTASATVTASAQPQLTLSKQAPAQVGYPAATLTQSASNTTQLRVNDSSQIALDQYVAVGGSVARVVALSPTTLTLASPVTAATGSLVQAAITYTLTYQNTGTATAAGVTLTDTLPAGMAWVASEPSASVTGNTVTWSLGSLEPQAGGSVRLVTLPSAAGTYLNQASVQCGTCGPAVQASASTSVGGLVVAKRTNTPTVAAGGLADYVIEVRNTASTAIANVSVTDVLPSGFQYESTTEVSNNGAPVTPGSAPAPGSTELAWGTFTVQPGQVIAVRFAARVSANAGTATYQNDAGATPQNRTVAYDFLASTTEDVVVLGADAGLISGVVFHDTDNSGSYDAAQDLPLSGVSVQFFDAGNTLVYEEVTDAGGRYARVVPLGTWSVRAVATGIPAGLTLGSGFNNPASVNVASAQSVQTDMGFVNPTALPDLSIAKSHSGNFAQGQVGAQYQLVVTNRGTGPSSGTVTVTDTLPAGLTATNIGGAGWSSCTLATLACTRSDPLAAGASYPAITLTVNVAANAAPLITNQAAVSGGGETNTSNNTATDATTVTSTALAPDLTLAKTHAGNFSQGQVGAVYTLTVRNTGAGPTSGTVTVVDTLPSGLTATALGGSGWSCVLPALSCTRSDTLAAGASWPAITVTVAVSVNAAASLTNTATVSGGGDSTPGNNTASDVTTIAACNCTLTGHVFQDLNRNGVKDAGEPPFANVQITLQQVTQGTSSALQLRSAMQVKAGTWAAVTDINGNFSVQLPGVTTVQLFVTPPTGYAETTGTSGQTVTVGQVLAAALPVGLVPAAPTSATAIPMWSPWMWALMSLLLGGLGWRAQRGRQR
- the argE gene encoding acetylornithine deacetylase produces the protein MISAHALELAQTLVRMNTVSHNSNLELIHFIRDHLAKLGVKSRLTFNEDKTKANLFATLGEGKPAGIILSGHTDTVPWDGQDWTMDPLSALVKDGNLYGRGSADMKAFIGVAVSQAEQFLNSDAPFALHYAFSYEEEVGCFGVKELIADLRDANIKPLACIVGEPTSMIPAIAHKGVYRYKCCVRGKEAHSSLTPHSVNAIEMAARVVGRVRDMAEDFEKNELRFEGFDVPFSTSSVGQFHGGIADNVVPRDAEFRYEFRDLPTANAAQMQSEVVAYAQSLEPGMKKVAPAAGFEFETICEIPSFLGSKDDPVTRLAQELSGEKGTTLVAFGTEAGLFKNAGISTVVCGPGSIQQAHQPDEYVSLEQLGRCEAFMQGLAATNAFG
- a CDS encoding M20 aminoacylase family protein, producing the protein MNVIDSIVTQAASIAAVRRDIHAHPELCFEEVRTADVVAQKLTEWGIPIHRGLGKTGVVGIVKGRDGGANGRAIGLRADMDALPMQEFNTFAHASKHQGKMHACGHDGHVAMLLAAAQHFAKHRNFDGTVYLIFQPAEEGGGGARVMIEDGLFEQFPMEAVYGMHNWPGMPVGTFAVSPGPVMASTSEFKITIRGKGGHAALPHTGIDPVPIACGMVQTFQTIISRNKKPVDAGVISVTMIHAGEATNVVPDSVELQGTVRTFTTEVTDLIEKRMRQIAENHCAAHDATCEFEFVRNYPPTVNSPAEAEFARKVMTGIVGEERVVVQEPTMGAEDFAYMLQAKPGAYCFIANGDGAHREMGHGGGPCMLHNPSYDFNDDLIPLGATYWVKLAEEWLAQPAKAA
- a CDS encoding M14 family metallopeptidase gives rise to the protein MTGIVEAFSPSYAQARTKFLEAAAAAGLPIESHAHPLKGRDGEDLAMDVVRDGPADAKKLLIVSSACHGVEGYCGSGVQVFALHDAEWRAKARDAGVATLYIHALNPYGFSHVRRFTHENVDLNRNFQDFSKPLPVNTAYREVQPLLLPEQWPPGPENLAAVQQYIATKGEAAWQAAISQGQHEFPQGVFFGGTEPTWSNRTLRQVLRQHGAAASKIAWIDLHTGLGPGGHGERIYAGNDDAVAVARARAWWDGDGATPVTSIYDGSSTSAFLTGLMWTSIYDECPHAEYTGIAMEYGTVPVLDVMNAIRAEQWLNLHPETPADKAAQIKAQMLAAFYTDTDTWKGQIISQARQSMFQAVNGLAA